The genomic segment ATCGATGCGCAGTGAAATCCTGGCTGCGATTGAGGCCACCTGTGACGAACAGGGCTTTATTCTCGGCCCGCGGGTGGTGGCGCTGGAACAGGCGGTGGCGACCTATACCGGCAGTGCCCATGGCATCGGAGTCGCTTCCGGCAGCGACGCGCTGTTGCTGGCGCTGATGGCCTTGGGCGTGAAGGCCGGCGATGAAGTGGTCACGGTGCCTTTTACCTTCTTTGCGACGGCGGGGGCGATTTCCAGGCTGGGGGCCAAGCCGGTCTTCATCGACATTCGGCCTGACGATTTCAATATGGATCCGGCGCTGTTGGAGCAGGCCATTACGAAGCGAACCAAGGCGATCATTCCCGTGCACCTCTTCGGTCAATGCGCCGAGATGGATGCGATCAACGCGATCGCCCGGCGGCACAACATCGGCGTCATCGAAGATGCCTGCCAGGCCATCGGGGCCCGTCAAAAAGGACGGCACGCCGGGGTGTTGGGCGATGTGGCCTGTTTCAGCTTTTTCCCGTCAAAGAACCTCGGAGGGTTCGGAGATGCCGGTATGGTGACCACGAATGACAAGGCGCTGGCGGAGTCCATCGCCATGTTGCGAGTTCACGGAAGCCGGGTGCGCTACGTCCATGAGGCGATCGGGATCAACAGCCGGTTGGATGCGTTGCAAGCGGCGGTGTTGTTGGTGAAGTTGAAACATCTCGATCAGTGGGCGGAAGGTCGTCGCCGGAATGCCGCGCGGTATGTGCAATTGTTCACGGAGGCGAACCTGGCGGATCGCCTCACCCTGCCTGTGGTAGGTCCCGATAACTTCCACGTCTTTAATCAGTTCACGATTCGAGTGCAGAAGCGTGACGAGCTGCGGAGTTATCTGAAAGACCAGGGCGTGGGGTCGGAAGTGTATTACCCACTGCCTCTGCATTTGCAGAATTGTTATCGTGATCTGGGTTATCAGAAAGGTGCGTTCCCACAATCGGAACGTGCGGCCGAAGAAGTGCTCTCGCTTCCCATCTACGCGGAACTTTCCGACGAACAGCTTCAATACGTCGTACAGACGATCGCCTCGTTCTATCGCAAACGCTAGCCTTCGTGTCGCCGTCCGGCGCCGCTCCCTTCCGGGGCCGGACGGTTCATTCCCACATCCTCACAGCCGACAGTTTCACAGTTGTTCCCGGCGCAGCAGCGCCTCCTGGTCTGTTGCGTCATGACGCGGCCGCCAGACGGTGCCTCATCCGGCAGGGTGGACGTCGCGCATCCCTCGCTTCCCGTCGTCGAATCGACGACAAGCACCGGGATAGACCGGCGTTCAAGTGTGAACAACGATGAGGCGGTGGCGTACACCGGTGGCCGCTGTGGGGCATGGGCTTGCGCTGAATGGGATTCTCGAGACGCCGACGATGGGCTCAATATGGGAACCGGTCGATGCCAGGACGATTCTGGCAAGCGGTACCGGCTAAGGCGTGGCCGCCGATCACCAAATCGCGATTGTTGACTCGGGTCTGTTTCCCGGTGCGATTGGCGGGGGGATGTGACGCCGGAGGCATAGGGATTGCTCATAAGAACGACAGGGGGAGACGCCGCGTCGTTGTACGTATGACAATACCCGCCTCATTTTTTCTCGGCATGTCCCGCAGCAGCTATTCCCGGCTGGGAGTGGCGCTGGCGCTGATCGCGGTGATCGGAGCCATCGATTGGTGGCTGCCTCTGGGCCTGACCATCACCACGCTCTACGTCGTGCCGGTTCTCATCGCCTCACGGATCCCTCACCCCCGTCTCACGTTCTGGGTGGCCGCTCTGGCGTCCTTGGTGACGATTCTGGATATGTTCGATCAGCCGTTCTTTGCATTGACTTGGGTCAGTGCCGTGAATCGGGCGTTTGCGCTCATGGTGATTTGGGTGACCGCGTTGTTGTGTTTGCGGCGGCAGCGCGACGAGGCCGAATTGTTGCGCATCAATGAAGATATCGAGCAACAGGTACAGGAGCGCACGGCGGATCTGGCCGCTGCCAACCAGGAACTCGAAGTGCTGCGCGCGGAAGCGGTGTCCGAGCTGGTCGCGATCGTCAAATCATCGGACGACGCCATTGTAGGCATGACGCTGAACGGCATGATTCAAAGTTGGA from the Nitrospira sp. genome contains:
- a CDS encoding DegT/DnrJ/EryC1/StrS family aminotransferase, whose protein sequence is MNIPLLDLKAQYQSMRSEILAAIEATCDEQGFILGPRVVALEQAVATYTGSAHGIGVASGSDALLLALMALGVKAGDEVVTVPFTFFATAGAISRLGAKPVFIDIRPDDFNMDPALLEQAITKRTKAIIPVHLFGQCAEMDAINAIARRHNIGVIEDACQAIGARQKGRHAGVLGDVACFSFFPSKNLGGFGDAGMVTTNDKALAESIAMLRVHGSRVRYVHEAIGINSRLDALQAAVLLVKLKHLDQWAEGRRRNAARYVQLFTEANLADRLTLPVVGPDNFHVFNQFTIRVQKRDELRSYLKDQGVGSEVYYPLPLHLQNCYRDLGYQKGAFPQSERAAEEVLSLPIYAELSDEQLQYVVQTIASFYRKR